A region of Cardinium endosymbiont of Sogatella furcifera DNA encodes the following proteins:
- the rplC gene encoding 50S ribosomal protein L3, whose translation MIGIIGKKIGMTSLYDSKGQKKACTVIQGGPCVVTQIRTRSIDGYQAIQLSYGDKKEKNTIKPLMGHFAKASTTPKHKLVEFRCEDEERLKQVALGQVIRIEDMFVEGEFIDVVGKSKGKGFQGVVKRHGFSGVGGRSHGQHNRERAPGSVGAASFPSRVFKGMRMAGRTGGNRVKVANLQVVKVLPEKDLIVLHGAVPGANNGYVILEK comes from the coding sequence ATGATTGGAATCATAGGAAAAAAGATTGGGATGACCAGTCTTTATGATAGTAAAGGTCAAAAGAAGGCATGCACTGTTATTCAAGGCGGTCCTTGTGTGGTGACGCAGATTAGGACAAGGTCTATAGATGGCTATCAGGCTATTCAGTTGTCCTATGGCGATAAAAAAGAAAAAAATACCATCAAACCCCTTATGGGTCACTTTGCTAAGGCTTCTACTACGCCCAAGCATAAACTGGTTGAATTTAGGTGTGAGGATGAGGAGCGTTTGAAGCAGGTTGCATTGGGCCAGGTGATTCGTATAGAAGATATGTTTGTCGAGGGTGAATTTATAGATGTGGTGGGTAAGTCCAAAGGAAAGGGTTTCCAAGGTGTGGTCAAGCGGCATGGTTTTAGTGGCGTTGGTGGTCGTTCCCATGGTCAACACAATAGAGAAAGAGCGCCTGGTTCTGTTGGTGCAGCTTCTTTTCCATCCCGTGTATTCAAGGGAATGCGTATGGCTGGAAGAACAGGTGGCAATAGGGTTAAGGTGGCAAACCTCCAGGTGGTCAAGGTGTTGCCAGAGAAAGATCTGATCGTGCTCCATGGGGCAGTCCCTGGTGCCAATAATGGTTATGTAATTTTGGAGAAATAA
- the rplD gene encoding 50S ribosomal protein L4 codes for MNLSVLKYTGEEAGRSVVLPEEVFGIEPNDHAIYLDVKSILAGGRQGTHQSKERGAVNGSRRKIKRQKGTGTARAGDVKSPLFRGGGRVFGPKPRDYSFKLNRKVKRLARKSAFTYKAQGSRIAVLESFSFDTPKTKNYLGMLQNLSVCDKKTLLILPNVDKNIVLSSRNIKQAKVLCVDHVNTYDLMQAKQLLIMESAIVPIVEKLRP; via the coding sequence ATGAACCTATCAGTATTAAAATATACAGGGGAGGAAGCAGGCCGTTCTGTTGTATTGCCAGAGGAGGTTTTTGGTATTGAGCCGAACGATCATGCCATTTATTTAGATGTCAAATCCATCTTAGCAGGTGGGCGTCAGGGGACGCATCAGTCAAAAGAACGGGGTGCAGTAAATGGCTCTAGAAGAAAAATTAAAAGACAAAAAGGTACGGGTACCGCTAGAGCTGGTGACGTTAAGTCGCCTTTATTCAGAGGAGGCGGGCGTGTTTTTGGTCCAAAACCAAGGGATTATAGCTTTAAATTAAATCGTAAAGTAAAAAGGCTGGCTAGAAAGTCTGCATTTACCTATAAAGCTCAGGGGAGTCGTATTGCCGTTTTAGAGTCCTTTTCTTTTGATACGCCAAAAACAAAAAACTATTTAGGTATGTTACAAAACCTGTCTGTTTGTGATAAAAAGACCTTATTGATCTTGCCTAACGTAGACAAAAATATTGTACTATCTAGTAGGAATATCAAACAAGCAAAAGTGCTTTGTGTGGATCACGTTAATACCTATGACCTGATGCAGGCAAAACAATTGTTGATTATGGAGAGTGCTATAGTGCCTATAGTAGAAAAATTGAGACCATAA
- the rplW gene encoding 50S ribosomal protein L23, whose protein sequence is MNILKKPLVTEKVSALNKHGVYGLIVDDRANKHQIRKEIERFYGVTVDKINTMRYAGKSITRHTKSFVMKGKKPSYKKVLVTLKAGDVIDFYSNF, encoded by the coding sequence ATGAATATCCTAAAGAAACCTTTGGTAACCGAAAAAGTATCCGCGCTTAATAAGCATGGTGTATATGGTCTAATCGTAGATGACCGTGCGAATAAGCACCAGATACGAAAAGAAATTGAGCGTTTTTATGGCGTTACAGTGGACAAAATTAATACCATGCGTTATGCTGGTAAATCCATCACACGGCATACCAAATCCTTTGTAATGAAAGGAAAAAAGCCTTCCTATAAGAAAGTACTTGTAACGCTTAAGGCAGGAGATGTTATAGATTTTTATAGTAATTTCTAG
- the rplB gene encoding 50S ribosomal protein L2, protein MPLKKLNPTTPGQRFRIAPDFSTVITTRKPEKSLLVKTKRTGGRNNRGRITVPHRGGGHKRRARLIDFKRRKLEIPAFVHSIEYDPMRTAYIALLHYVDGEKSYIIAPEGLKVGAKVVAGSNASIEAGHAMEMKDIPLGTIIHNIELAPGRGAALARSAGSYAQLLSKSGKYVTIKLPSGERRLVLANCMATIGSVSNSDHGNVTIAKAGRSRWLGKRPRVRAVVMNPVDHPMGGGEGKASGGHPRSAKGLYTKGKKTRNRNKYSTRLIISKKKK, encoded by the coding sequence ATGCCATTAAAGAAACTTAATCCAACCACGCCCGGTCAGCGTTTTAGAATAGCGCCAGATTTCTCTACCGTTATTACTACACGTAAACCGGAAAAGTCACTCTTAGTGAAAACCAAGCGCACGGGTGGTCGGAATAACCGCGGTAGAATTACCGTTCCACATAGGGGAGGTGGACATAAGCGGCGTGCGCGCCTTATTGATTTTAAAAGAAGGAAGCTAGAAATCCCTGCCTTTGTACATTCCATTGAGTATGATCCCATGCGTACTGCATACATTGCCCTATTGCATTATGTAGATGGTGAAAAAAGTTATATTATAGCCCCGGAAGGACTTAAAGTGGGGGCTAAGGTTGTAGCGGGTTCAAATGCCTCAATAGAGGCAGGCCATGCTATGGAAATGAAGGATATCCCACTGGGAACAATTATTCATAATATTGAACTAGCACCTGGACGGGGGGCGGCATTAGCTAGAAGTGCGGGGTCTTATGCACAGCTACTTTCTAAAAGTGGTAAATATGTAACCATTAAGTTGCCTTCTGGTGAAAGGCGTTTGGTATTGGCAAATTGTATGGCTACGATTGGATCCGTTTCCAATAGCGACCATGGTAATGTGACCATTGCGAAAGCAGGTAGAAGTCGTTGGTTGGGTAAAAGGCCACGTGTCCGGGCTGTTGTAATGAACCCTGTTGATCATCCAATGGGTGGTGGAGAAGGCAAGGCCTCTGGAGGGCATCCTAGGTCTGCTAAAGGGTTGTATACAAAGGGTAAAAAGACCCGCAATCGCAATAAATATTCTACTAGACTGATCATTAGTAAAAAGAAAAAATAA
- the rpsS gene encoding 30S ribosomal protein S19, whose translation MGRSIKKGPYVAYHLQRKIDMLNESGKKTVVKTWSRRSTITPDFVGHTLAVHNGHKFIPVFITESMVSHKVGEFALSKNFKGHTSKKR comes from the coding sequence ATGGGTAGATCTATAAAAAAGGGACCCTATGTGGCGTATCATCTACAACGTAAGATAGATATGCTCAATGAATCCGGTAAGAAAACGGTAGTAAAAACCTGGTCTAGGCGGTCCACTATTACGCCAGATTTTGTGGGCCATACCCTTGCGGTCCACAATGGACATAAGTTTATTCCCGTTTTTATTACAGAGTCAATGGTAAGCCATAAGGTCGGTGAGTTTGCCTTATCAAAAAATTTTAAAGGCCATACGTCTAAAAAGAGATAA
- the rplV gene encoding 50S ribosomal protein L22, with protein sequence MEATAKLKKLPISARKIGLLAALIRGKSVATSLAILQNKPQQAAVQLRKLLLSAISNWQNSHTTSLEEEPLFVKRITVDRAGMLKRIMPAPRGVAHRIRKRSSHVVIVVDSAASVADLPHEVASNTTT encoded by the coding sequence ATGGAGGCAACCGCAAAGTTAAAAAAACTACCTATATCTGCGCGTAAGATTGGACTTTTAGCAGCGCTTATTAGAGGTAAAAGCGTAGCTACGTCATTGGCTATTTTACAGAATAAGCCACAGCAGGCTGCTGTGCAGCTTAGAAAACTTTTGCTTTCTGCTATTTCAAATTGGCAAAATAGCCATACCACCTCTTTAGAAGAGGAGCCACTTTTTGTAAAGCGAATAACGGTTGATCGGGCAGGTATGCTCAAAAGAATTATGCCTGCACCAAGGGGTGTAGCGCATAGGATTAGAAAAAGATCTAGTCATGTTGTTATTGTGGTAGATAGCGCAGCAAGTGTTGCTGATCTGCCGCATGAGGTGGCGTCCAATACAACAACGTAA
- the rpsC gene encoding 30S ribosomal protein S3: protein MGQKVNPVGFRVGFIRKPDSSWFASKTSYAEKLMEDEKIRTYLDVRMAKASVARILIERAGKKITVTIRTARPGIVIGKSGTEVDKVKEELKKLTKKEVELNIVEVKKPDLEAKLVALQIAQQIRGRMPYKRVVKQAIAAVVRAGAQGVKIKVSGRLDGAEMARSDEFKEGSVPLHTLRNDIDYAALEAHTIYGRIGIKVWISRGDVAVHHPQRSAGKVSRIGEKAIPPSRERK, encoded by the coding sequence ATGGGTCAAAAAGTTAATCCCGTGGGCTTTAGAGTTGGGTTCATTCGAAAACCAGATTCTAGTTGGTTTGCATCAAAAACCTCTTATGCAGAAAAGTTAATGGAGGATGAAAAGATTCGCACTTATCTAGATGTTCGAATGGCCAAAGCAAGTGTCGCTAGAATCCTTATAGAGCGTGCGGGTAAAAAAATTACCGTTACCATTCGAACGGCTCGCCCAGGCATTGTGATTGGCAAGTCGGGTACAGAAGTCGATAAGGTAAAAGAGGAGTTGAAGAAGCTCACTAAAAAAGAAGTTGAGTTGAATATTGTTGAGGTAAAAAAACCAGATTTAGAGGCTAAGTTGGTCGCCTTGCAAATTGCACAACAGATTAGAGGCCGTATGCCTTATAAGCGTGTGGTCAAGCAAGCCATCGCTGCGGTGGTCCGTGCAGGTGCGCAAGGCGTTAAGATTAAGGTTTCTGGTAGGCTAGATGGTGCTGAAATGGCTAGGTCAGATGAATTTAAGGAAGGCTCTGTGCCACTCCATACGCTTCGCAATGACATAGATTATGCTGCGCTCGAAGCCCATACCATTTATGGTAGAATAGGTATTAAAGTTTGGATTTCTAGGGGTGATGTTGCGGTGCATCATCCACAGCGTTCAGCAGGCAAAGTAAGTAGGATAGGAGAGAAGGCGATTCCGCCTTCCAGAGAACGGAAATAG